GCGAGGCCGAGCTCAAGGCCGTTGCGCCCGGGCTGACGCCCGAGATGGCGGCGGCCGTCTCCAAAATCATGCGCAACCAGGACCTCATCCTGGCGGCGAAGAAATGCCGCGTGGTGACGGCCTTCCGCGATACCATCGGCCTGCCGGGCCGCTTGTCCGTTCGCCTGCAGCCCAACCATCCGACGGACGATGCGCGCGGCATCGCGGCCGCGATTCTCGATGGACTGCTCTACGGCGCCGGCGATGCCGTGATCGGCATCAACCCCGCCTCCGACAGCCTGCAGAAAGTCTGTGCGCTGCTGGAGATGATCGACGAGTTGCGCTGCCGCTTCGACATCCCGACCCAATCCTGCGTCCTGGCCCATGTCACGACCACCCTGGCGGCCATGCAGCGCCGGGCGCCGGTCGACCTCGTCTTCCAGTCCATCGCCGGCACCGAAGCCGCCAACCGGAGCTTCGGGATCACCATCAAGCTTCTGGAGGAGGCGCGCGAGGCGGCATTGTCGCTCCGCCGCGGCACGGTCGGGGACGATGTGATGTATTTTGAGACCGGGCAGGGGAGCGCGCTCTCGGCCGCTGCCCATCACGGTGTCGACCAGCAGACCTGCGAGGCGCGCGCCTACGCCGTGGCGCGGCACTTCAAGCCGTTGCTGGTGAATACGGTCGTCGGCTTCATCGGCCCTGAATACCTCTACGACGGCAAACAGATCATCCGCGCCGGCCTCGAGGATCATTTCTGCGGCAAGCTGCTCGGCGTGCCGATGGGATGCGATGTCTGCTACACCAACCACGCCGAGGCCGACCAGGACGATATGGACAACCTCCTGACGCTCCTCGGGGTGGCCGGGTGCAATTACCTCATGGGCGTCCCGGGGGCGGACGACATCATGCTCAATTACCAGAGCACCTCTTTTCACGATGTCCTTTACCTGCGCCAGGT
This portion of the Desulfuromonadales bacterium genome encodes:
- a CDS encoding ethanolamine ammonia-lyase subunit EutB; its protein translation is MRFHRTLGQHSYSFDSLKSLMAKASPERSGDRLAGVAAASMEERVAAQLCLAEVPLKTFLEEPLIPYEADEVTRLIVDTHDPAALAPVGSFTVGELREWLLSYETGEAELKAVAPGLTPEMAAAVSKIMRNQDLILAAKKCRVVTAFRDTIGLPGRLSVRLQPNHPTDDARGIAAAILDGLLYGAGDAVIGINPASDSLQKVCALLEMIDELRCRFDIPTQSCVLAHVTTTLAAMQRRAPVDLVFQSIAGTEAANRSFGITIKLLEEAREAALSLRRGTVGDDVMYFETGQGSALSAAAHHGVDQQTCEARAYAVARHFKPLLVNTVVGFIGPEYLYDGKQIIRAGLEDHFCGKLLGVPMGCDVCYTNHAEADQDDMDNLLTLLGVAGCNYLMGVPGADDIMLNYQSTSFHDVLYLRQVLGLKPAPEFEAWLEAMGIMREGQRLLPVGERNRLLEAYLPGG